Proteins found in one Neurospora crassa OR74A linkage group II, whole genome shotgun sequence genomic segment:
- a CDS encoding retrograde transporter — protein MAFLILVIGDLHIPDRALDIPAKFKKLLAPGKISQTLCLGNLTDRSTYEYLRTIAPDLKIVRGRMDVEATSLPLTSVVTHGNLRIGFLEGFTLVSNEPDLLLAEANRLDVDVLCWGGTHKFECFEYMDKFFVNPGSATGAFTTTAASWAVNLGSNGEGQKEQDKGFDEDEEVVPSFCLMDVQGISLTLYVYQLRKDEKGVENVAVEKVTYTKPVEPTGAGGAAAGAGAAASGAASVSSS, from the exons ATGGCCTTCCTAATTCTCGTGATCGGTGACCTCCACATCCCAGACCGGGCCCTGGACATTCCCGCCAAA TTCAAGAAACTCCTCGCCCCCGGCAAGATCTCCCAAACCCTCTGCCTCGGCAACCTAACTGACCGGTCAACTTACGAATACCTGCGCACCATCGCCCCCGACCTGAAAATCGTTCGCGGCCGCATGGACGTCGAAGCaacttcccttcccctcacCAGCGTTGTCACGCATGGCAACCTTCGCATCGGCTTCCTCGAAGGTTTCACCTTGGTATCCAACGAACCGGACCTCCTCCTAGCCGAAGCCAACCGTCTGGACGTGGATGTGCTCTGCTGGGGCGGCACGCACAAGTTCGAGTGCTTCGAGTACATGGACAAGTTTTTCGTGAACCCCGGGTCGGCGACGGGGGCGTTTACGACTACTGCTGCTTCGTGGGCTGTTAACCTCGGCAGCAATGGCGAAGGACAAAAAGAGCAGGATAAGGGGttcgatgaagatgaggaggtggtgcCGAGCTTTTGTCTGATGGATGTCCAGGGTATTTCGTTGACGCTTTATGTCTATCAGTTGAGGAAGGATGAGAAAGGGGTGGAAAACGTGGCGGTTGAGAAGGTAACGTACACGAAACCGGTGGAGCCGACGGGAGCGGGcggcgctgctgctggtgctggtgcggCCGCTTCTGGCGCGGCTTCGGTGTCGTCATCATGA